The sequence ACCTGAAGGAGGTTTTTTTATATGGCTTAAATTAAATCGCCAAATAGATGAAGATATATTTTATGAATTATGTAAAAATAATGGTCTTTTGATCCTTCCAGGATATATTTTTTATGAAGATAATAGAAATAATGCTAAATTTAGAATATCTTTTGCTTCAACTTCACTTTATGAAATAGAAATTGGAATAAAAAAAATTAAAAAAATAATATCTTATTTAAAAGAAATTAATTAGGAGGTTCTATGTTATTAGAAAATGAAAGAAAAGAAATAATAGTATATGGAAAAAAGATGATAACTGATGGCTTAACTAGAGGTACTGGTGGAAATATAAGTATATGTGATGCTGAACAAAAATTAATGGCAATAACTCCAAGTGGAATAGACTACTTTAAATTAACACCAGAAGATATAGTAATTATTGATGTTGAGACAGGAAAAATAGTTGATAGCAACAGAGTTCCTTCCAGTGAAAGCGATATGCATAGAATTTTCTATAAATATAGAAAAGGAGTTTTTTCAGTTGTTCACACTCATTCAAAATATGCAACTGCAATTTCTTGTACTGACATAGAAGGATTACCTGCAATAAATTATTTATTAGCAGTTGCTGGTACTGATGTTCCTTGTGCTGAATATGCAACATATGGAACTATAAAATTAGCTAAAAATGCTTTTAAAGCAATGGAGGATAA is a genomic window of Fusobacterium nucleatum containing:
- a CDS encoding L-fuculose-phosphate aldolase, whose translation is MLLENERKEIIVYGKKMITDGLTRGTGGNISICDAEQKLMAITPSGIDYFKLTPEDIVIIDVETGKIVDSNRVPSSESDMHRIFYKYRKGVFSVVHTHSKYATAISCTDIEGLPAINYLLAVAGTDVPCAEYATYGTIKLAKNAFKAMEDKKAVLLSNHGMIAIGKNLAEAYNIAENVEFCSELFCISKSIGSPKILSKEEMLNMIERFKDYGKRIEEHEEI